Proteins from a genomic interval of Chryseobacterium indologenes:
- a CDS encoding M1 family metallopeptidase produces the protein MNCKLPTLVSAVAFFLFSGSAYAQETPKYDYVEAFKPFFYPQTGTETRSASGQPGHAYWQNSADYHLNVSLNEDKKEITGTAEIKYTNNSPDQLGFLWLQLDQNLFAKDSRGNAVVPLSGSRNGSHGETFNGGYVIKSVKIDGKAAKYTISDTRMQIDLPEELKAKGGVAKITIDYSFISPDYGSDRMGVQETKNGKVFTMAQWYPRMCVYDDVMGWNTLPYAGASEFFLEYGDITANITVPANHYVVASGELLNEKEVYSKDEVNRWNQARNSDKTVMIRPESEIGKNKSTGTKTWKFKIVQARDFAWASSAGFILDAARINLPDGKKSLAISAYPSESAGEKAWGRSTEYTKAAIEHYSNKWYGYTYPVATNVAGNEGGMEYPGIVFCHMDSKGEDLWGVTDHEFGHNWFPMIVGSNERLFAWMDEGFNTFINGLSTEAFNKGEYYKKQNMAQTGSYLLTDNLEPIMVGPDNMRERSIGALAYYKPGAGLSVLRETILGPEKFDKAFRTYINRWAFKHPTPWDFFHTMENVSGEELNWFWRGWFFNKWKIDQSVKNVKYINGDFKNGAQVTVENLGQLPMPTTVQLKFKDGTKHTVKIPIEVWKRNTEWTFKVESDKEIDEVILDPDSMVPDVNMKNNKWTSADAKPMEKINLKDFIGAYNNKESKLKIIFTEKNGFLYGSAGGQQSFPLEYTGNNTFAFEDAGLTIVFSKDKKTATLTEGGREFKFNKE, from the coding sequence ATGAATTGTAAACTTCCAACTCTTGTTTCTGCAGTGGCTTTCTTCCTTTTTTCAGGATCTGCCTATGCACAGGAAACGCCAAAGTATGATTATGTAGAAGCCTTTAAGCCGTTTTTCTATCCGCAGACAGGTACGGAAACACGCTCAGCCAGTGGACAGCCGGGGCATGCCTATTGGCAGAATTCAGCAGACTATCATTTGAATGTGAGTCTGAATGAGGACAAAAAAGAAATTACAGGTACCGCCGAAATTAAATACACCAATAACAGCCCGGATCAGCTGGGTTTCTTATGGCTGCAGCTCGATCAGAATCTTTTTGCAAAAGACTCCCGCGGAAATGCTGTGGTGCCTCTGTCGGGAAGCAGGAATGGTTCACACGGCGAGACTTTCAATGGCGGATACGTTATTAAATCCGTAAAAATTGATGGCAAAGCAGCTAAGTATACCATTTCCGATACAAGAATGCAGATTGATTTACCGGAAGAACTGAAGGCAAAAGGAGGAGTGGCAAAAATTACCATTGATTATTCCTTTATTTCTCCGGATTATGGTTCAGACAGAATGGGAGTTCAGGAAACAAAAAATGGTAAAGTCTTTACTATGGCACAATGGTATCCGAGAATGTGTGTGTATGATGATGTAATGGGATGGAATACACTACCGTATGCAGGCGCTTCGGAGTTCTTTCTGGAATATGGTGATATCACAGCCAATATTACTGTACCTGCCAATCATTATGTGGTGGCCTCAGGAGAACTTTTAAACGAAAAAGAAGTTTATAGTAAAGATGAGGTCAACAGATGGAATCAGGCGAGAAACAGTGATAAAACAGTCATGATACGTCCTGAGTCTGAGATTGGAAAAAATAAATCTACAGGAACAAAAACCTGGAAGTTTAAAATTGTACAGGCAAGGGATTTTGCATGGGCATCATCTGCCGGCTTTATTTTGGATGCTGCAAGAATTAATCTTCCTGATGGAAAAAAATCGCTGGCCATTTCTGCCTATCCGTCTGAAAGTGCAGGAGAAAAAGCCTGGGGAAGGTCTACCGAATATACCAAAGCCGCTATTGAACATTATTCTAATAAATGGTACGGATATACATACCCGGTAGCAACTAATGTAGCAGGAAACGAAGGCGGAATGGAATATCCCGGAATTGTGTTCTGCCATATGGATTCAAAAGGAGAAGATCTGTGGGGTGTTACAGATCATGAATTCGGGCATAACTGGTTTCCTATGATTGTAGGATCCAATGAAAGATTATTTGCCTGGATGGACGAAGGATTCAATACTTTTATCAACGGACTTTCGACGGAGGCTTTTAATAAAGGTGAATATTATAAAAAACAGAATATGGCTCAAACAGGAAGCTATCTTTTAACAGATAATCTTGAGCCGATTATGGTAGGTCCCGATAATATGAGAGAAAGAAGTATCGGAGCTCTTGCCTATTATAAGCCGGGAGCGGGATTATCGGTTTTAAGAGAAACGATTCTCGGGCCTGAGAAATTTGACAAAGCATTCAGAACCTATATCAACCGGTGGGCATTCAAACATCCTACACCCTGGGATTTCTTCCACACGATGGAGAATGTTTCAGGAGAAGAACTGAACTGGTTCTGGAGAGGTTGGTTCTTTAATAAATGGAAAATTGACCAGTCCGTTAAGAATGTGAAATACATCAATGGAGATTTCAAAAACGGAGCTCAGGTTACTGTTGAAAATCTTGGACAACTTCCTATGCCGACGACGGTTCAGCTAAAATTCAAAGACGGAACAAAACATACGGTAAAAATACCAATCGAAGTTTGGAAGAGAAATACAGAATGGACATTCAAAGTAGAATCTGATAAGGAAATCGATGAGGTAATACTTGATCCGGATTCTATGGTTCCGGACGTCAACATGAAAAATAATAAATGGACATCTGCGGATGCAAAACCTATGGAGAAAATTAACCTGAAAGATTTCATAGGAGCGTACAACAATAAAGAATCTAAACTTAAAATAATATTTACTGAGAAAAACGGGTTCCTGTATGGCAGCGCAGGCGGACAACAAAGCTTTCCGCTGGAGTATACGGGAAATAATACATTTGCTTTTGAAGATGCTGGTCTGACAATCGTTTTCAGTAAGGATAAAAAGACGGCAACCCTCACAGAAGGAGGAAGAGAATTTAAATTCAATAAAGAATAG
- a CDS encoding endonuclease/exonuclease/phosphatase family protein produces the protein MNFRFSIAFLMLFALGFSQDLTVMSFNIRLNVESDKENAWPQRKQDVADLLTYYHPDYFGVQEALPEQMRDIKNGLKNYNSIGVGRDDGKEKGEFSAIFYDINRLDVIKSGTFWLSETPEKPSKGWDAALNRICTYAVFKDKKTKKEFLAMNLHFDHIGNLARVKSSELILKKIKELNPKNLPVTLSGDFNLTDDSEPIRILSQNMKDTFYHSEAKHYGPAGTFTGFNVNEVPKERIDYIFTNGFKIKSHRHINDRRENLLYPSDHFPVITGLSF, from the coding sequence ATGAATTTCAGATTTTCAATTGCATTCCTCATGCTTTTTGCATTGGGATTTTCACAGGATCTTACCGTAATGAGTTTTAATATCCGACTGAATGTAGAATCGGATAAGGAAAATGCTTGGCCACAGAGAAAACAGGATGTTGCCGACTTATTAACCTACTATCATCCGGATTATTTCGGAGTGCAGGAAGCCCTTCCGGAACAAATGAGAGATATTAAAAACGGACTGAAAAACTATAACTCTATAGGAGTAGGAAGGGATGATGGTAAAGAAAAAGGTGAGTTCTCAGCTATTTTCTACGATATCAACAGGCTGGATGTCATAAAATCCGGAACTTTCTGGTTATCTGAGACTCCGGAAAAACCTTCGAAAGGCTGGGATGCTGCTTTGAACAGAATATGTACTTACGCTGTATTTAAAGATAAAAAGACAAAAAAGGAATTTCTGGCAATGAACCTTCATTTCGATCACATCGGAAATCTAGCAAGGGTAAAATCTTCAGAGTTGATTTTAAAAAAAATAAAAGAACTTAATCCAAAGAATTTACCTGTCACATTAAGCGGGGATTTTAACCTGACCGATGATTCAGAACCGATCAGAATTTTATCCCAAAACATGAAAGATACTTTTTATCATTCAGAAGCAAAACATTACGGCCCGGCAGGAACATTTACAGGATTCAACGTGAATGAAGTTCCTAAAGAAAGGATCGATTACATTTTTACCAATGGCTTCAAAATAAAATCTCACAGACATATCAATGACAGACGAGAAAATTTATTGTATCCGTCGGATCATTTTCCGGTGATTACAGGGCTCTCTTTCTAA
- a CDS encoding sensor histidine kinase: METVIKNLCENSVKYGASIVTVNLTTASQNLQIEVSDDGQGMEAKELKNIFEKFYRIQSNNIHNSKGLGLGLYMVKKIITQYHGTIEVYSQPKGSTFRISAPYNTDDLPQEKTTTDEN; encoded by the coding sequence ATGGAAACCGTTATTAAAAACCTGTGTGAAAACAGTGTAAAATATGGGGCCTCCATCGTTACTGTCAATCTTACTACCGCCTCACAAAACTTACAGATTGAAGTTTCAGATGATGGACAAGGTATGGAAGCTAAAGAATTAAAAAATATATTTGAAAAATTCTACCGCATACAAAGCAACAATATCCACAACAGCAAAGGACTTGGGTTAGGTTTGTACATGGTAAAGAAAATCATAACCCAATATCACGGTACTATAGAGGTTTACAGCCAACCTAAAGGAAGCACATTTAGAATATCAGCTCCTTACAACACTGATGATCTTCCACAAGAAAAAACAACTACTGATGAAAACTAA
- a CDS encoding TonB-dependent receptor yields MYKILLLLCLPVMLLAQKQKLAGTVMNNDSEKLQAVQIELYDSKNQLIAEIKTDADGNFTWEGISETDVKIVVKNKGYSLFEKKLDQEKAKALQIILSKESNQIGEVIMTKRKPVVKRKVDRLEFNVENSNISSLNAWEILKNTPGVTTNNNVLRIKGSTGILVTINDKKVMLSGDELKNLLENTQGDEVKSVEVITNPPAKYEASGSAVLNIVMKKNKIEGYRGILTSKYIQTQYAKAVFGLSQYYKKDKLSVMASYYRGLGTYYREGTDHVNYPESQTRWISTMNRKDKNTNQNTLNFNVEYELDSLTNLSLNYSGFFYPKSYGTYLVPTLIYNSQNVAESNYTTVNDHRNRVTNNALSFQLDRKLNTKSKLSWINYFAGNNSDKFQRVNTYLNFAGQPPREENFQTQNNSDVQLYSSQLDYQWKNDRLEFESGAKYSFVKTRSTLDFSDNENGLLQYRPEKSSVFNYKEHNFGLYSSLSYTLGKWSFKGGLRAEMTNLEGIVSEPYELNENKYWKFFPTFYTQYTTDDKHEFGFSYGKRITRPFYSWLNPAKSYYNLFSYYQGDPELKATITHNLNFTYSWKEWNVDLYYRKEIYPSMEISYQEPSTHHLIYYFTNIENGEAFGLSLYKSFQVKPWWNIMVSENLEHNENNFKGTDGALYKNKVWNLDSNISTSFTLDKSSDWKMEVGHRYNSPGIQGTFRISGVWSAYFVMNRKFFNKKLEASLFFNDIFRTTGKKVSTKYANQDNYYLDYGDAQGFTFSLKYNFGNQSVKDAKMIKKTSEQDRL; encoded by the coding sequence ATGTATAAAATTCTTCTTTTGCTATGTCTCCCTGTAATGCTGTTGGCTCAAAAGCAAAAACTGGCGGGAACGGTAATGAACAACGACAGTGAAAAACTTCAGGCTGTACAGATTGAATTATATGATTCTAAAAATCAACTGATCGCTGAGATTAAAACGGATGCCGATGGAAACTTCACATGGGAGGGCATTTCTGAAACTGACGTAAAAATTGTTGTAAAGAATAAAGGGTATTCTCTGTTTGAAAAAAAACTTGATCAGGAAAAGGCTAAAGCTCTACAAATTATTCTTAGCAAAGAATCAAACCAAATAGGAGAGGTCATTATGACCAAAAGGAAACCTGTGGTGAAACGGAAAGTAGACCGTCTGGAGTTTAATGTCGAAAATAGTAACATTTCATCTTTGAATGCCTGGGAAATTCTTAAAAATACACCCGGAGTAACCACTAATAATAATGTGCTAAGAATAAAGGGAAGTACCGGTATTCTGGTAACCATCAATGACAAAAAAGTTATGCTGTCCGGGGATGAGCTGAAAAATCTTCTCGAAAATACCCAGGGAGATGAGGTAAAGTCTGTAGAGGTCATTACCAATCCACCGGCAAAATATGAAGCATCGGGTAGTGCTGTACTCAACATCGTCATGAAAAAAAATAAGATTGAAGGGTATAGAGGAATTCTTACCTCCAAATATATTCAGACACAATATGCCAAAGCGGTTTTCGGACTTTCACAATATTACAAAAAAGATAAACTTTCGGTGATGGCAAGCTATTACAGAGGTTTGGGAACCTATTATCGCGAAGGAACAGACCACGTCAATTATCCGGAAAGCCAGACAAGATGGATAAGTACCATGAACAGAAAGGATAAAAACACTAACCAGAATACCCTGAATTTTAATGTCGAATACGAGCTGGATAGTCTGACCAACTTGAGTCTTAACTATTCAGGGTTTTTCTATCCGAAGTCCTACGGAACCTATCTTGTGCCTACACTGATTTATAATAGTCAGAATGTAGCGGAATCCAATTATACGACGGTCAATGACCACCGCAACCGTGTTACGAATAATGCTCTGAGCTTTCAGTTGGACAGAAAACTGAATACAAAGAGTAAATTATCCTGGATAAACTATTTTGCCGGAAACAATTCGGATAAATTCCAGCGTGTGAATACGTATCTCAACTTTGCCGGACAGCCTCCGAGAGAAGAAAATTTTCAGACACAAAATAATTCGGATGTTCAGTTGTATTCTTCACAGTTAGATTATCAATGGAAAAATGACAGGCTGGAATTTGAATCGGGAGCAAAATACAGCTTTGTAAAGACCAGAAGTACACTTGATTTTTCTGATAATGAAAACGGACTTTTACAGTATAGACCTGAAAAGAGCAGTGTTTTTAATTATAAAGAACATAATTTTGGCCTCTATTCTTCACTCTCATATACTCTGGGAAAATGGAGTTTCAAAGGTGGGCTTCGTGCTGAAATGACCAACCTGGAAGGAATCGTTTCCGAGCCTTATGAGCTGAATGAAAATAAATACTGGAAGTTTTTTCCCACTTTTTATACACAATACACGACAGATGATAAACATGAGTTTGGCTTCTCTTACGGGAAAAGGATTACCAGACCTTTCTATTCATGGTTGAATCCTGCCAAATCTTATTATAACCTGTTTTCCTACTATCAGGGAGATCCGGAATTAAAAGCCACCATTACCCATAATCTGAATTTTACTTATTCATGGAAGGAATGGAATGTAGATTTGTATTACCGGAAAGAAATCTATCCGTCAATGGAAATCTCATATCAGGAGCCAAGTACCCATCACCTTATTTATTATTTTACCAATATTGAGAATGGCGAGGCTTTTGGGCTGAGCTTATATAAAAGTTTTCAGGTGAAACCCTGGTGGAATATCATGGTGTCTGAAAATCTTGAGCATAATGAAAACAATTTCAAGGGAACCGACGGGGCGCTTTACAAAAACAAGGTCTGGAATCTGGATTCCAATATTTCTACCAGCTTTACCCTGGATAAAAGCAGTGACTGGAAAATGGAAGTAGGACACCGCTACAATTCCCCGGGCATTCAGGGAACTTTCAGGATCTCCGGTGTATGGTCAGCCTATTTTGTGATGAATAGAAAGTTTTTTAATAAAAAACTCGAAGCAAGCTTATTTTTTAACGATATATTCAGAACCACAGGAAAAAAAGTAAGTACAAAATATGCCAATCAGGATAATTATTATCTGGATTACGGCGATGCGCAGGGTTTTACATTTTCTCTGAAATACAATTTTGGAAATCAGTCCGTGAAAGATGCTAAAATGATAAAAAAGACAAGTGAGCAAGATCGTTTGTAG